ATGTATTTTTGAGTAAGACATTTATTAAGTATGAGATTCCATGAAAGGCCTTAAGTCTTAGCATCCGTATtaagtcaacaacaacaacaacatacccagtaaaatcccactagtggggtctggggagggtagagtgtacgcaaaccttacccctaccccggaagggtagagaggctgtttccggagCATCCGTATTAAGTATATTGTATAATTAGTCAAAATGGTAAAGGGAAGTATTAACATAAGGAAAACTATGACCACAAATATTTTCACCACTTACATTAGTAGTTTGGTTAGTTGCTCACTGCCTTGGTCCCCCCTTTCCATGGTCTACCTTATTGGtgcatctctctctctctctctctctctctcaactcCAGTTTCCATTTCATGTCACAGAAAGCATTTTATATTACCTTGCTTTAACTGTATCCCTGGCTGCAGGAGAGCTACAAAAAAGCTTCAATCATCTGTCCTGAAGGTGAAATCGAGACTGTAGGAGGCTGTGATGGAAGCACTCCGGAGCAATTAAGCGCCCAATTAACTAGGCTAAGTCAAAGACTTCAGCAAGAGAGTCGGAGGTAATGATTTGACTGTATTTGATTGGTTACCAATTCAATCTCATTTATGAAACTTCTTTGCAGACATCCAGAGTCTATTGAGGATCTCCGCATGTTGTACAACAAAAAAGAACGCAAAATTTTAAGAAAGCAGCAAATGTACAAAGCATTTCGCGAGAAACTAGGTGTAAGTTACCTCCTTTTTGGCTATAATCCAGTCTCCTCCATCtgggaaaaataaaatttgttgttGGCTCATGGAGATATTATATTGAAGGACTTCATGTGGCCACAGAGGCTTAACAAGGCATCTCTAGTTGCGTTGTATGTGAAAACCAATCTGATTTTGCTTTGTCATCTTCTTAGAGTACTAAGATGTTAAATTTTGTTTTGCGAAGAAAAATATGTAATGCTCATATGAAGACGCTATGCTTATAGTTTTCAGTGGTTTTCCTTGTGTTATTGATCTTTAATTGAGTACAGAGGGATGTTAGTGGGGGGCAATAAGTTTTGCCAAAGTTGTGTAACATCCTCAGAAGAAGGCAATTTGCTTAAAATCTCAACAAACGAACTTTTCATACACTGGTTTGCAAGTTGGGCATGTGCGCATCTTTGCGccaacttgagggggagtgttgacCAGCTTAATTGTGGGAGAAGAATAGTATTTTAATTACTAGCTTGATTGTAGGAAGTTTGTGTCCTAATTAGCTGTAACTAAATATTCAGTTGGGTGAAAGGGTCAGGAACCAGATTGTCTTCACTGAAGATCTTTCATTGCCTTGGCAAGTTAGAGCTTACTTGAAGCAATAACAGGGTGGCTTTCCAAACTTCAGAGTTAGGCCAAAGAAGAGTCTCTTCTGTGTTAACCATGGAGGAGTTTAACTATGTTATACACTTAAACTGTTTAGCTTTTTGCTTTATAGTTGGTTGTTCAAATTTTGTAATGGAGGAGTCCTCCCATATCTTAGCTACATTTCTTCTGATCACCTTCATCATGCTCTGGAGGCTATGGTCTATCTCCTCCTCCATGTACTTTTGTTGTTCGATTTATGTATAGGTTAGGGCTATTCCTAACCACCCACCAACCAGGTGgatcttttaactaaaaaaaaatattcttttattattttctttcctAGTATATCTGCATAATACTTTTATATTAATACCCATATGCTTGGGACGTAAAATATACTGAAAAATTTTTAAAAAGGTAAAaactaattttatttttaaaaaatgacaTGTGGACTGAGGttttggggtgggggtggggggtcaAAGCTATCAAATAGAGTCTAGAGGGTAATTAGGACAGAAAATTATTCAGGGCTGCACCGAATAAACAGTGCCAAGTTCAGGGGTTGATATATGCCTTATTTTTCCTAATTCTTCCAACCAAAGGACCTCTACAGGTTGTATGTTTTTCCTCCATACAGTTGAGTGGTATCCCATAGGTCAAGTCTCAATTCTTACTGATTTTGAATTGCATTTATCTTTGTTTTGATGTTTTCTGCTTTTATACTTGAGTGCTGTAAACAGATAATCGTTGGGGTCTTGTATAGATTATACGCTGCTATTTCTAGATACTTGCTATTTGATTACCTACTAAGTGATTGTTCAAGATTGATTAATGAAAATTGTACATTGAATTCGCAGCTTATCTTTGAGTTAATTGAAATGACTAGAAAGCTCACCATCTTAATATAAAGTCTCTTGACCTCCAATTTTACTTAAGTTTCTGGCTCACAGCAGAGTTGGTTAGGCAATAACTCCTTAAGATAGATGTCATAGTTGTTAGTTTAGTAGTAGCAATTCAGCCAGTATTCATGACACAAGGGGAATAATGCTATATATCAAATCACTGACGTTTCTTCTTAATACTTACCTTTCTTATTGCTTCGTCCAATATTGGTACTCATTTTCATTTGACGTTCTTTTACCCGCTTGCTTTGTGCTAATATAATCCATCTTGTGTCTTGACTTTCTGTTTTGTAAGCGTTATCTAATAGAAACCTTCCTAAATGTATTGTCAGGCATGCCATAAAGCCCTCGAGCTACGATGGAGTAAATTCCAAAGAAATGCAACTCTCTTGAAGCGCCAATTAACATGGCAGTAAGATCTCTATCATTTACTTATCCATCTTATTTACGATTCTTCATTGGTAGTCCCTTCATATCTCAAATTTCTTGTTTGCTAATTTTGCGTTAGATTTAATGGCCACTTGGGTAAGAAAGGGATCAGTGGGCACATCAAAGTTTGTTATGAAGAGAAGACCCTTTCGATAGAGGTGACTTGAACTGAAATGACATGGTTCTGTTTGCCTGAGCTAGTCCTCCATTATTATTATTGCTATTATGTCAAACTGATtcttaaaagtttaatttttgtttCTGCCTGAAATCTTCCGCAGGTAAAAATGCCCCAAGATTCATCAAGCAGCAGTGTTCGTGACACACGAGGACTTTCAGGTTTCCTTCTCATTCTTTACTAATACTTGGAAAGTGAATCCAAGAAACAACGGGCGAAAGCCCTAGTGCAAAAAAGTTGACTGTTAAAGTCCCTTTTCTCAAATTTGTATATATACTCACACCACAATCAATCAACTGGGCCTTAATTCATAGATAGTTGGGTCCGCATTGTGATAGCATGTCGTAGTGGTTTGGGAAAGAAGTTTTCTTAACACCTTGAGAAAGATCAACTTTAGATCATTAAATTGATGGGGAGCTGGTTTGTTGCTTTTAATCCCTGAAGTTCATATTTTCTATCTAGATAGCGGCAGATACAATATGAATAGTTCACACATAGAGGATATACTGAGAGGTCTAATAAGATTATTCGGTCATGTCCTATGTGAACTAAGTTAGTAGATGGCATATTTGAACTATTCTATCTTGGCTCATTTACGGATCATTTAAGTGTAAATCATTACTTCTAGTAATGTAACACTGTCATAATCAACACAACTTTGACTTATcaaaaataatagtaataataataaaaatctcAACACAATGTGGAGTTAGCGAACAGTCTAACAGACGTCCTCTTTCGGCAAAAGCCAGCCCTGTTTCCAGTAATCTTCCATTGTTTTCTCAAATCCAAGCTGAGATACTTTAAGAAAGTGTGTTTTGGGTGAGGGATCGCCGTCGATAGAGTAAAAACTTGGAGATTCAAACAAGAAACCAGTGCCATATATAGCCTTGTTGCgatttgttttttaaaataaataaataaataaatgtgtgtgtgtgtatatatatatatatatagggatcGCCGTCGATAGAGTAAAAACTTGGAGATTCAAACAAGAAACCAGTGCCATATATAGCCTTGTTGCgatttgatttttaaaataaataaataaataaataaataaatgtgtgtgtgtgtatatatatacatacatacactaTCAGTTAGTGTTTTTTGctagttttttctttctttctatatTCTGTGAGTTTAAGAAAAAGCTGTTGCGGTTGCTGCCATTCTTTTTTGAAATGTCGATTGCACTAGGTATGGGGCTCAATTTCCAGCTTAGTGAGGATTGTTTGTTGTTTGAGCTGTAATTCTGCTGTTTTTGGTAATACTATTCTTTATTTACCGAAACAAATGCCAATTGCTGATTGAAAGATTGTGCTTTTTtccatttcttttttatttttggaattttCATTGTTTGATGTTGCAAAGATTCTGAAACTTGATTTGCTCCAACTGTGGGATTCACATTCCATTGCCCATTTGTATTTGAATTAGTTTTTGATGTAAATAAAAGAGTATTCTGGCGGTGTTAAGGAATCCAGCTGTTAAACTGTTGCTGAGACAGAGATTAGTATTAACCACATAGGCAACCTCAGGAAAATTAAACAAAGAGAAGGGAACAAATAATACGAAGGGAGTAAGGGGCATGGCCTTCTCTTTACCTTCTAAATGAATAGGAGCGAAAAGATGTGAAAGGTTTCATAGCAGAAGATATGCCAGAAGGGTACTGTCAGAATGTAAATTTCAGTTCCTGCTAGGTTACTGGCAGAGTGTCACTATTTACAGTAACGAACTAGTAATAAAACGTTACTGTGAGTAACATTTTAAATCTCCGTTTACCCTGCCAGTCATTAGTTTCTGCCTGttggaattttaaaataaaataatagctAAAACATTACTGAGACATACGTTTATTCTGTTAACTTTATTCCTCTTGTAGCGtttgttatttttgttctttCCCTAGGGATATGGACTCGATGCCTTCGTTGAGTATCCTGGTTATTTAGATCCGATGTGAAACTATTTTGTTTTTGTTCTGATGTAAAATCAGGGGGAGAACGTTCTTTCTCAACTTTGTGCTTTGCACTTGCTCTTCATGAGATGACTGAAGCTCCGTTTAGAGCAATGGATGAATTTGATGTATTTATGGTGAGTTTTACAACATGACTTTAACTTTCTTAAAAGATACTTTTCTTGTTAATTAGGAAATAACATTTGGTGGAACTGTGTCACgggcccccccccccccctaattTGGAGAAGTTGCAGTTTTGGTTCTTAGTTATTACTTTATTCCGGTTTAGCCCCTGTATTATACTATTATTCACTTGAGCACATTTTGATGTTTAATTAAGAAAAATGTGCAATTTTAGCCCATCGCTCATTGAAACTAACAGATGTTTTAATGGACATCAACTTGTGCAGTTTCTACACATTAGTGCTTTCAACTTGAAATTAACAGGAATCTGAAATATGCTTCTAATCATCAAATTTCGCGCCATCATCTTTTGCGTTGTCATTTACTTCACCTTTTATTAGTCTTCGTCCAAAGCCTCCAAATAGAGACCCAAATGACTTAGAGAATGCAACTGGCCTTCAAGGGCAATTGCAGTATACAAGCACGATGCCAGAGCGGGTCTGTCCTTCGTTGGTAGTCTCTATGTTCAATACAAAAGCCATCATCAGTGTAATAAACCTATTTTCCTACCTCGCTCCAGGCTCAAAGGAAACATAGAGTTGGGCATGACAAGTACATACACATCTGGTGTatgttgtttattgatacattaATTACAATTTTGATGGAGGGCAATGAATGAAGCCTAAGGGATAAAGAGCTTTGTCAGAAGAAGGAACTCATAAAGCTATGTTGAAAGCTGAAGGAATTTACTGTCAGCTAGAGAATATCTCCGACTACTTGTTGCCTGTAATGTTCAGATGGTAGAAACGGCAAAATATTAATAACCATATATCTCTTGAAAGCTAAGTCACAGTTAGGACACAAGTTGGTGTTCTGGAtgtttgttacttttattgacgtCTAAACCATGAAATTGCTGACTCTTCATTTAACAAAAGGTTAATAAGAAGTCTTTTTCTCTGTCAGATAAATGAAAGAAAGCACTTGGCTGTCTTTTAACTATTCACAGTTTGTCCACTATAACTTCCATATATCGTCAGGGATCACAATGGATGGATGATTAtgaatatttatattattctgaTAATAATGAATATGGCTCAAATGGAGTAATGCAGATGCTGCTAAAGGATTGTGATACTTTAAGGTGTTCTTATGTAGATCATATCCTCATCAATTAATGGCACCCCCATGTATCTGAGGATGGATGGATCTTTTGATGCAATCATGGTGGGGTGAACTATTGTAATGGAGGACTGGTTTACAATCATTTATTCCTAATCGTGCACAAGACGGGCATTTCTATTTGTTGAAATTTACTAATGGGTTATGCATCTATAAATCCTTATTCTAGTGGATTGCATGGGAACATGTTTCGTTGCACTAAACATCGTAGAGAAACAGTCTATTGGTTGCAATCTTTAACTTTCCATTAATGTACAGGATGCCGTTAGCAGAAAAATCAGTCTAGACGCTGTTGTGGATTTTGCATTGGCACAAGGATCACAGTGGATATTTATTACCCCTCATGACATCAGGTAGTCTGAAAGCATGAATAAATATTGTCTATAAATCCAGCAACCTGAGTCTTTGCTTTGCCTTCGGTATACTGTCGCTTAATTTGACTTATTTGAACCATGTATAATGAGTATATGTCTCTTCAATTTTTCCGTTCTCCCTTCGGAGTCTGGTAGAGTTAGTTCTTTTTATAATACTGGTTTATTATCAATCCCCATCTAAAAGATTTTCCTTTTTTTCATCAGTCAGCATAAATACTTTCGTCTGACTAATTGTGTCTTTTTGAAAAAGGAAAATTTAAAAAAGAGTGGGATAATGGCTATTTTCCTATACTGGTTGGAGTGGATTCATCAATTCACTGTAATGTGGCAAGCATTTATTTATCTCTTTACTTTGAATTGGTTGCAATGTTGATCCATCAAACATTCTTTTGTATTCAGTATGGTGAAGCAGGACGAGAGGGTAAAGAAGCAGCAAATGGCGGCTCCTCGTGCCTGATTCGTTTTGCATTTTATTTTTGTGGGAGATGGTTATTTTTTGGGGATTTCAGGTGGGCGTGAAGAAGAGTTCGCTAGTGAAAGAGGTCTTGTTTTACTAGTCTTTGGCTTAACATGTCCTAAATGATTTCACAGTTAAATCATTAGAAATTCTAGTGATAAATAAAACTAGAAGGTGAGTTTATAAATTTAATGTGTTCTATGTCTAGTCTTGTTTCCAATTTTCTTATTGAGGTACCATTGGTGCTTCTAAATACCGTAGATCAAAGCCAAGCTTACACTGTCCTATGTATATAAAGTCTTTTAGCATGTTTCAACATTTGCTATATGAAAGTATCATGCAACCTAAATCATTTTGGGGAGTTGTGAAGAGAGAAAATAGAGTCGAATATTCTTGGACGCATATTCTTAGGATATTACATCGAACAAAAAGGATGGAGATGTTTTGCCCTACCCGtaaaaaatatgttttgaaaagaTGGGTATTGTGGTTTCTGTTTCATGTGCACTAAAAGGAAGACTGGTGTGATTATAGTAATATCAAGCATATAAGCAAAGGACTCTACCTACCCCATTCCGACGATAAGATAAGCGACAGCGGTATATTTAACAAAGAGTGAAACTAAGAGAATACATTAAGGATGGGATTTTGATCATTGTTTGAGATTTTAACTGTTCTTTTTGACATAGTAAAATTTTCTCGTTGGTCGATTTCCTAAGAACATAAACATCATTGTCAATTTTTTTTAAGTCTTAGGTCGACCTATATTGTTATTGGGTCATAACATATTAGTTTTAGAGTCAATTTACCTTTGCACGTAATATCATTTACGGAAGTAAATGTACCTTTGTGATATTGAAATCGTGCTTATGACATGCTCAACTTCAAAAAGTTGCATTTAGCTCACATTGATTTTATAGTAATGTTATCAAAGAAAATAGTACGACACTGCGCCAATTATTGGGTTCTAAAAGTCAAGATAATAGTTTGCAATATCAACTTCGGTACAAATCTTATTTTAATAGTTATCTGGTACAAACTTCAAACATACACGAGAACAACAAACCTCAAAGTTGGTTAGTGAGAAATTCATGGACGAGAAGTCATATACACCACCAAAGTTGCAAGCCAATGAAGAATAGTTTCAAGGAGATCAGGATACAGAAAAGAAGAGGACATGAAATGAATGTACTATAGAAAGCAGAATACAAGATTTTTTATTATAGGTTAGTCTTTTTACCTTTGACTCTAAATAAATTTAATGGAGTTCTGAAACACTCAAACAAAAGGGTGCACTAGAGTGCAAATGCCGCTACTCATTTGCAGTTCAATACATTATTGGCCGAACCTGTGCATCAAAAAGGCCAATTTCATCATAACAAGAAGTTGAAGAGCTATTTTCCTCTAAAACAATGACCATCTTTTCTTGTATAACTTAGCTCCAAGGACACACTCACGCGAACTCTTTGAGCAGCTATCTGATATAGTAAATTGATTTTTAGTTTTCACAGAGCTTGCATCTCGAGGTTGGTTTGTTCGGAGCTACTTGGTACAGATTCACGGTTGTCAATAGCAGAATTCATCTCCTGGACAGGGGGAGGATTGACTATTGTCATTGGCATAGCAGCATTATCTGACAGACGGCTTTTCATTTCCCTATGCTCCTGGCACAAGGCACACCAGTGCAAGCAGCAATGCACCATGCAAGGATCACACGGAGAATTCTGCATCATTTAGAAAGTTGCAATATTAACAAATAAACGTGAAGTTATACCTGGTTGTTCCTGCCTAGCTTATGTGCACCTCGATTAATCTAGGCTACCAGCTAAATGCTAACGGCTACCTCCCACCAGTACAGATTCCGAGTACCTCTATCCAACAAGGTTTAGACAAATGGGAAAAATCACCGAGCGTTTTTTGCCCCTGCCGTGATTTGAAACCTAGTCTACCATGGTTCATTCCAGTTTCCTTAATCGCTAGGTTACACACTTCTTAGGGTGCTGAAGTCTCACTATCATCTTCCAGCAGTTAATTTGGGACAAATAGAGATAAGACTGCATTGTACAGTAAAAGCATGCTGTTGATATTCCCCCATCTTACATTATCCATGCTCCAGATGTAAACGGCGTGCGAGTGGGGGTTGGGGATGTTGATATTCCTACATCAGATGGGGATGGAGCCATTGGTCTCTTTATATGGTTTTGGGCAATCCTCACCTCTTGAGCTAACTTTTcgggttgagttaggcccaagatCCATTTCTTTAACACATGCCAAAATTCAGCTAATTCAATAAACAGTATACTCCAAAGCTTTCTCGCGACtggtgtttaagatgatcactgTCTTCTAGATGAAGCGAATTCTAGGCTAACAACTTTTTAACTGTCAAAATTTGCAGGACTTTCAAGAACACAGTGAGTAAAATTGATCAAGGACATAGGATTTGATCCTAATTAAAATTACGCATAAGTTTCACATATAAACACAAACGAAATGAAGTTACCTTGAGATGATACTTCTTCTGCAGTGACTGCCGGAAAAGGCCAGTATATATTCCACACATCCACCAACCAAATAACAAGCCTTCACCAATGAGGAACGATGTACTTGGATCAATACCATGAAATGCTGCTGTTGCAGCTGCACAAGCAATGCCACCCTCAACAAAAATGGCATGACAAACACAAGGGGTAGACCAAGGAGTATCTTCTCTCAGGCTCTCGACATTACGCCCAAACAAGATGCACGGGCAGAAAAATCCCGTCCAGCCTATAAAGGTAAGATAAATTCAGTGTGTTAAAAGAAGCAAGAGCTGCACGCAGACTGGCATAAAGTGTGTAATCCTCAGTCAAGACTATGataaaaacttttttttttactGAGATGGAATGATCTCAGAAATAGAACCAGAGTAATAATAACCTAATAGTGTTAGACATTG
This sequence is a window from Nicotiana tomentosiformis chromosome 5, ASM39032v3, whole genome shotgun sequence. Protein-coding genes within it:
- the LOC104106377 gene encoding cell number regulator 6-like produces the protein MAEGGIESRYVKLTKDQAPLEEDIKPGELNQPIHVPQLVVHKCNECGQVLPESFEPPADEPWTSGIFGCAEDKDSCWTGFFCPCILFGRNVESLREDTPWSTPCVCHAIFVEGGIACAAATAAFHGIDPSTSFLIGEGLLFGWWMCGIYTGLFRQSLQKKYHLKNSPCDPCMVHCCLHWCALCQEHREMKSRLSDNAAMPMTIVNPPPVQEMNSAIDNRESVPSSSEQTNLEMQAL